The genome window GCACCGGGCGCGCGGTTCTGAAGGCGGCCGCCGGCGACACCATCAAGCGTACCCATCTGGAGCTTGGCGGCAAGGCGCCGGTGATCGTGCTGAAGGACGCCGACCTTGATGCCGTCGTCTCGACGATGCGCGAGGCGAGCTTCTACAACGCCGGACAGGATTGTACGGCGGCCTGCCGGGTGCTGGTAGATGCATCGGTCGCCGACGAACTTGCAAAAAAGCTGACGGCGATGATCGAGAGCCTCGTCTATGGCGAGCCGGAGCGAGACGACGTCGAGTTCGGTCCCCTGATCAGCGAGGCCCAGCAGCAAAGGGTGGCCGGGTTTGTCGAGCGCGCGCGCGCCTCGGGTGCCGAGATCCTCGCCGGCGGGAAGATCGTCGAGGGGCCGGGCTTCTTCCACGAGCCGACGCTGGTGCGCGCGCCCATCGACGCGGAGATCGTCCAGAAGGAAGTCTTCGGCCCGGTGGTGACGCTGACACCGTTCGAGACGCCCGAACAGGCGCTTTCCTGGGCCAACGCATCGGAGTACGGTCTTGCATCCTCGGTCTGGTCGCGCGACGGGCAGGCGGCACTTCATATCGCCAATGCACTGGAATACGGAATCACCTGGGTGAACACGCATGGCGTCTTCGCCACCGAGATGCCGCATGGCGGCATGAAGAACTCGGGCTACGGCTCCGATCTCTCGATGCAGTCGCTTGTCGATTACACCCAGGTGCGGCACGTGATGATCGCGTCCTGATCCGTCAGAGTTCCAGGCGCCTTGCGCGGAAAGCGGATGGATTCGTGATATGAATGACCGCATGCGTCTCCTGGACATGAAAACCTTTGTCGTGCTGGCACGAAATCGCCATTTCGGACGCACGGCCGACGAACTCAACACCACCCAGCCGGCGATCTCCAGCCGGCTGGCGTCGATCGAGCGCGAGCTGGGGTGCCGGCTTGTGATCCGCGGCGACGGGCGCTTCGCGCTCACCGCCGACGGAGAACGCGTGCTGCAGCATTTCGAGACGGTGCTGGATGATATCGATGCGCTGAA of Stappia sp. ES.058 contains these proteins:
- a CDS encoding aminobutyraldehyde dehydrogenase produces the protein MTDFETRQFIDGAFVPGEGAPEPARDPARGTVLAEVASASPAQVDDAVEAAHAAFATWRRTTPKERSRLLWSIADAVEANAKTLSEVESLNAGKPRRFVALAELANVADVFRFFATAVRNMPAIAANGYRSDTMTSMLRRDPIGVIASIAPWNYPLLMAAWKLAPALAAGNTVVIKPSENTPLSLLAFARILGEILPKGVVNVISGNGPDVGQRLISHDLVRMISLTGDVRTGRAVLKAAAGDTIKRTHLELGGKAPVIVLKDADLDAVVSTMREASFYNAGQDCTAACRVLVDASVADELAKKLTAMIESLVYGEPERDDVEFGPLISEAQQQRVAGFVERARASGAEILAGGKIVEGPGFFHEPTLVRAPIDAEIVQKEVFGPVVTLTPFETPEQALSWANASEYGLASSVWSRDGQAALHIANALEYGITWVNTHGVFATEMPHGGMKNSGYGSDLSMQSLVDYTQVRHVMIAS